Proteins co-encoded in one Coriobacterium glomerans PW2 genomic window:
- a CDS encoding FtsK/SpoIIIE family DNA translocase, whose translation MAERRTTAATKKRTGSTKPAAAGLRANKGKSPAAASPEPEDRSSLSREIVGVVIAMFAAISFIAVVSPANEPIAHAISNIYHMGFGVGAYVLPVGLLFVALIVFRRQSFSFSGRSLAGICLIYLFLSALLSLLVPDTQVSTAAMFEPSSLSTSGGLIGAFLASILQGALGKFISFVVVAGAAIMGLLLIGFSVRDFLVLAAGRFRELVSRRNIEVNESPWGDSSLSAGDDVDGGSAVDRAGDAAPTMLLSGRSAQGAVALGSYEDEPFVDVSDQLAEEHARTTLIPIAETYTDAASASAESPEAIRGDQSEQAKVLADGEDRQSQVPAFLLNPTRAARKAKRAAGTSRSRRTDATDETSENLAGRKLPPVSILRHNPRSATAASSDKELRQTSEGLQSTLNEFNLHALVVGWISGPTVTTFKVQPGEGERVSRISNLEDDIALSLAAQSVRIFAPIPGTSLVGIEIPNRKRQNVNLGDVLPYVKGGPLEFAIGRDAEGEPIVADLAKMPHLLIAGTTGSGKSVMINSIVMALLMRTVPEDVRLIMVDPKRVELAGYNGLPHLYVPVVTEPKQAASALHWAVSEMERRLKVFERLSVRKISTFNKKQRAGAFKKYDNPPQRMPYLVIIIDELSDLMMVAGKDVEASIVRIAQLGRAAGIHLIVATQRPSSNVVTGLIKANITNRIAFNVATGIDSRVIIDQVGAEKLTGCGDMLFSKVDWGKPKRIQGCFVSDDEINQAVAFVKDQGDPEYHEEILSEVAPASIGGMGGHELSEDDPLVWEAAKIVVDSQMGSTSGLQRRLKVGYARAGRIMDMLEEKGIVGPPDGSKPREVLLDAKDLEELRSVEARMADDGELGGF comes from the coding sequence GTGGCGGAGCGTCGTACCACTGCAGCGACGAAGAAGCGAACCGGCAGCACGAAGCCGGCCGCAGCGGGGCTGCGCGCCAACAAGGGAAAGAGCCCGGCTGCTGCCTCACCAGAGCCGGAGGATCGCAGCTCATTGAGCCGTGAGATCGTCGGCGTCGTGATCGCGATGTTCGCGGCGATATCGTTTATCGCCGTCGTCTCGCCGGCGAACGAGCCGATCGCCCATGCGATCTCGAACATCTACCACATGGGCTTCGGGGTGGGCGCCTACGTTCTGCCGGTCGGGTTGCTGTTTGTGGCTCTTATAGTCTTTCGACGGCAGAGTTTCTCGTTCAGCGGGCGCAGCTTGGCGGGTATCTGCTTGATCTATCTGTTCCTGAGCGCGCTCCTGTCGCTGCTCGTTCCCGACACGCAGGTCTCGACAGCCGCCATGTTCGAGCCGAGCTCGCTTTCGACATCGGGTGGCTTGATCGGTGCGTTTCTGGCCTCGATCCTGCAGGGTGCGCTCGGAAAGTTCATATCGTTCGTCGTCGTGGCGGGAGCGGCGATCATGGGATTGTTGCTGATCGGTTTCTCGGTACGCGATTTCCTGGTACTCGCGGCCGGTCGTTTCCGCGAGCTGGTCAGCCGACGGAATATCGAGGTGAATGAGAGCCCCTGGGGGGATTCGAGCTTGAGCGCCGGTGATGACGTCGATGGAGGCTCTGCTGTGGATCGCGCCGGTGACGCAGCGCCGACGATGCTTCTGAGCGGGCGGTCTGCTCAAGGGGCTGTCGCTTTGGGTTCCTACGAAGATGAACCGTTCGTAGATGTGTCAGATCAACTTGCTGAAGAGCACGCGCGGACGACGCTTATTCCGATTGCGGAGACCTACACCGATGCGGCCTCGGCATCTGCCGAAAGCCCTGAGGCGATTCGAGGTGATCAGAGCGAGCAGGCGAAGGTGCTCGCCGATGGCGAGGATCGGCAAAGCCAGGTGCCGGCGTTCCTCCTCAATCCCACGCGCGCCGCTCGCAAAGCGAAGAGGGCTGCCGGCACCTCTCGGTCTCGACGCACCGATGCGACGGATGAGACATCGGAAAACTTGGCGGGCCGCAAGCTTCCGCCCGTCTCGATTCTGCGGCATAATCCGCGCTCCGCCACGGCAGCGTCTTCCGATAAGGAGCTTCGCCAGACGTCCGAGGGTCTGCAGTCGACACTCAACGAATTCAACCTCCATGCGCTCGTGGTCGGATGGATCTCCGGACCCACGGTCACGACATTCAAGGTTCAACCCGGGGAAGGGGAGCGGGTGAGCCGGATCTCCAATCTCGAGGACGATATCGCCTTGTCGCTCGCCGCGCAGTCCGTTCGGATCTTCGCCCCGATTCCGGGCACTTCCCTCGTCGGTATCGAGATCCCGAATCGCAAGCGTCAGAATGTGAATCTGGGCGATGTCTTGCCGTATGTGAAGGGCGGCCCGCTCGAGTTCGCGATCGGTCGCGACGCCGAGGGCGAGCCGATCGTCGCCGATCTCGCCAAGATGCCCCATCTTCTCATCGCGGGAACGACTGGCTCGGGAAAGTCGGTCATGATCAACTCGATCGTCATGGCTCTTCTCATGCGCACCGTCCCCGAGGACGTGCGGCTGATCATGGTCGATCCCAAGCGCGTCGAGCTCGCCGGTTACAACGGGCTGCCACATCTCTACGTTCCGGTCGTCACCGAGCCCAAACAGGCTGCCAGTGCGCTGCACTGGGCCGTATCGGAGATGGAGCGCCGTCTCAAGGTCTTTGAGCGTCTCTCAGTTCGCAAGATCTCCACATTCAACAAGAAGCAGAGAGCCGGCGCATTCAAAAAATATGATAATCCTCCTCAGAGAATGCCCTATCTCGTCATTATCATCGATGAGCTGTCCGACCTTATGATGGTTGCGGGCAAAGATGTCGAGGCCTCCATCGTGCGCATCGCGCAGCTCGGTCGCGCTGCCGGCATCCACCTGATCGTCGCCACGCAACGCCCCAGCTCTAACGTCGTGACCGGTCTCATCAAGGCGAACATCACAAATCGGATCGCCTTCAATGTCGCTACGGGCATCGATTCGCGCGTCATAATCGACCAAGTGGGCGCCGAGAAGCTCACCGGTTGCGGTGACATGCTCTTCTCGAAGGTCGATTGGGGCAAGCCCAAGCGAATTCAGGGGTGCTTCGTCTCAGATGACGAGATCAATCAAGCCGTCGCATTCGTGAAAGATCAGGGCGATCCGGAATATCATGAGGAGATCCTCTCCGAAGTCGCTCCCGCCTCAATCGGGGGAATGGGGGGCCATGAGCTCTCAGAGGACGATCCGCTCGTCTGGGAGGCCGCCAAGATCGTGGTCGATTCCCAGATGGGTTCGACTTCGGGCTTGCAGCGTAGGCTCAAGGTCGGCTATGCTCGCGCGGGTCGCATCATGGATATGCTCGAAGAAAAGGGGATCGTCGGCCCTCCTGACGGTTCGAAACCCCGCGAGGTTCTGCTTGATGCCAAGGATCTTGAGGAGCTCCGCTCCGTCGAGGCTCGCATGGCCGACGACGGTGAGCTTGGAGGGTTCTGA
- a CDS encoding ribonuclease J, whose amino-acid sequence MAKKNQPLRIIPLGGLDGIGKNMTVLECGPDMVLLDAGLMFPDDSQPGIDLVLPDYTYVLENESKLRGIVITHGHEDHIGALPYLLQDLNNKVPIYSSKLTLGLIEGKLAEFKIKSPRFRPVVSGDKIELGGISVSFFSMTHSIPGGFGVFIQTSQGNVMHTGDFKLDQTPIDGVRPAFDLINRFAGEGIDLLLSDSTNANMPGFTKSEAAVGEALYEVIKEAQGRVFVASFASHIHRLQQVCDAARSCGRKIVVTGRSMLTNTRVARELGYLKIDARDILDAYDVSGIPDSKIVVLCTGSQGEPLSALSRMANGEHKTLSIRETDTVIISATPVPGNEKAVQQVINSLAKLGCEVYDKSQKLVHVSGHGSQEELKLMLAMAHPTHFMPVHGETVHLRAHADLARRLGIPDERIFLLDNGDSLEMRDGSVRVGPSVESGVVYVDGLRIGDTDPIVLRDRQKLANDGTVTVVAIVSLRSKRIDAVEFSGRGVSFTIDDSFSADASASIMRSIEKGSFNYTNSGTDALRKAVRDVLSNFIWSRTHTRPMIIPVVMEV is encoded by the coding sequence ATGGCAAAAAAGAACCAACCTTTGAGGATCATTCCCTTGGGCGGACTCGATGGCATCGGCAAGAACATGACGGTCCTTGAATGCGGGCCGGATATGGTCCTTCTGGACGCGGGACTCATGTTTCCCGATGATTCTCAGCCCGGAATAGATCTCGTCCTTCCGGACTACACCTACGTTCTCGAGAATGAGAGCAAGCTTCGCGGCATCGTGATAACCCACGGACATGAGGATCACATCGGAGCACTTCCCTATCTGCTCCAGGATCTGAATAACAAAGTGCCCATCTACTCCAGTAAGCTCACGCTCGGTCTGATAGAGGGCAAGCTCGCTGAGTTCAAGATCAAATCACCGAGATTTCGCCCGGTCGTCAGCGGCGACAAGATCGAGCTCGGGGGGATATCGGTCAGCTTCTTCTCCATGACGCACTCCATACCCGGTGGCTTCGGCGTCTTCATCCAGACCTCTCAGGGCAACGTCATGCACACGGGCGACTTCAAGCTCGACCAGACGCCGATCGACGGCGTCCGACCCGCTTTCGATCTCATCAATCGCTTCGCCGGGGAGGGAATCGATCTTCTGCTCTCCGATTCCACGAATGCGAACATGCCCGGGTTCACGAAATCTGAGGCAGCGGTCGGCGAGGCGCTCTACGAGGTCATCAAAGAGGCTCAGGGTCGCGTCTTCGTCGCTTCGTTCGCCTCGCATATCCATCGCCTGCAGCAGGTCTGCGATGCCGCGCGGTCCTGCGGCAGGAAGATCGTCGTCACGGGCCGCTCCATGCTCACGAACACTCGTGTCGCACGAGAGCTGGGATACCTCAAGATCGACGCGCGGGACATCTTGGACGCATACGACGTCTCGGGCATTCCGGACAGCAAGATCGTCGTGTTGTGCACCGGATCTCAAGGCGAGCCGCTCTCCGCGCTCTCGCGCATGGCAAACGGCGAGCACAAGACCCTCTCGATCCGCGAGACCGACACCGTGATCATTTCCGCGACGCCGGTGCCGGGCAACGAGAAGGCGGTGCAGCAGGTCATCAACAGTTTGGCCAAGCTCGGCTGCGAGGTTTACGACAAATCGCAGAAGCTCGTGCATGTCTCCGGGCATGGCAGCCAAGAGGAGCTGAAGCTCATGCTGGCCATGGCGCATCCGACGCATTTCATGCCCGTTCACGGCGAGACGGTGCATCTGCGCGCGCACGCCGATCTCGCGCGCAGGCTCGGGATCCCAGATGAGCGGATATTTCTCCTCGACAACGGTGACTCTCTCGAGATGCGCGACGGCTCGGTGCGCGTCGGCCCCTCGGTCGAATCGGGCGTGGTCTATGTCGACGGTCTTCGCATCGGCGACACCGACCCGATCGTGCTGAGGGATCGTCAGAAGCTCGCGAATGACGGCACCGTCACAGTTGTCGCGATCGTATCGCTCAGAAGCAAGCGCATCGATGCCGTCGAGTTCTCAGGTCGAGGGGTCTCCTTCACGATCGATGACTCGTTCTCGGCCGATGCGTCCGCCTCGATCATGCGCTCGATCGAGAAGGGGTCGTTCAACTACACCAACAGCGGCACCGACGCGCTGCGCAAGGCGGTGCGCGATGTGCTGTCCAACTTCATCTGGAGCCGTACGCACACGAGGCCGATGATCATCCCGGTTGTCATGGAGGTCTAG
- a CDS encoding DNA repair protein RecN has product MLDELHVENLALIRDAVLVPGTGLTVLTGETGAGKTALLSALKLLMGERADVSMVREGERSASVEGRLFLNPHDIEGVSVCRRIGSDGRSRVRLDGEISSVRALTQRVASHIDLCGQHEHQRLLDAATHVEMVDAWASREIEPLRSAYVAALEQARSARCELDRIEAAIRTRGSRLDEARFTLERINEVDPGADELETLEESLPRIEHAETLAGCAHQAQAMLSDEQGALDGLNSAIAELERMRQVDPTLGTHADALAEAAITLEDVSSDLRRYRDEIEFDPRELERSQARFSELKGLLRRFGPRMSDVLARRDEALELIGLVDDGAAQIARARETRDQAEASLTAAARSLMRRRAELAPRFCREVAKQMARLEMGSSELVWETRELPRERWTKSGPAACELLYRTGPGLTPRPLRKIASGGELSRVLLACKVVLGDANKAGTFVFDEVDAGVGGAVARSLAQVLADLARTHQVIVVTHVAQVAVLAEVHYVVERQGTDEPVTVLTQVTGETRVREIARMLSGDATDASLSHARQMLHDAQRSQGSPSAC; this is encoded by the coding sequence ATGCTCGATGAGCTTCACGTGGAGAATCTTGCTCTCATCCGCGACGCCGTACTCGTTCCGGGCACCGGGCTGACGGTGCTGACCGGCGAGACCGGTGCCGGCAAGACCGCTTTGCTCTCAGCACTCAAGCTGCTCATGGGCGAGCGCGCCGACGTTTCCATGGTGCGAGAAGGGGAGCGCAGCGCATCGGTCGAGGGGCGTCTGTTTTTGAATCCGCACGACATCGAGGGCGTCTCGGTCTGTCGGCGCATCGGATCTGACGGTCGCAGCCGCGTCAGACTCGATGGCGAGATCTCAAGCGTCCGCGCGCTCACGCAGCGCGTTGCTTCGCATATCGATTTGTGCGGACAGCACGAGCATCAACGGCTGCTCGATGCGGCGACCCATGTCGAGATGGTCGACGCGTGGGCCTCCCGTGAGATCGAGCCGCTGAGAAGCGCCTACGTCGCCGCGCTCGAGCAGGCTCGATCAGCTCGTTGCGAGCTCGATCGGATCGAGGCCGCGATCAGGACGCGCGGATCGCGTCTGGATGAGGCGCGCTTCACGCTCGAGCGCATAAACGAGGTGGATCCGGGAGCCGACGAGCTCGAGACGCTTGAGGAGTCGCTGCCGCGAATCGAACACGCGGAGACCCTGGCAGGATGCGCGCACCAGGCGCAGGCGATGCTCTCCGACGAGCAGGGGGCGCTCGATGGGCTCAACTCAGCCATCGCCGAGCTGGAAAGGATGCGCCAGGTCGATCCGACGCTCGGAACCCACGCCGACGCGCTCGCAGAGGCCGCCATCACACTTGAGGATGTTTCATCCGATCTTCGAAGATATCGCGATGAGATCGAGTTCGATCCACGTGAGCTCGAACGCAGCCAGGCTCGCTTCTCTGAGCTCAAGGGTCTGTTGCGGCGGTTCGGTCCGCGTATGAGCGACGTCCTCGCTCGTCGTGACGAGGCGCTCGAGCTGATCGGTCTGGTCGACGACGGTGCGGCGCAGATCGCGCGGGCGCGCGAGACGCGCGATCAGGCAGAGGCCTCGCTCACAGCGGCAGCGCGCTCTCTCATGCGCCGAAGAGCCGAGCTCGCCCCGCGTTTCTGCCGCGAGGTCGCAAAGCAGATGGCCCGCCTCGAGATGGGCTCATCCGAGTTGGTCTGGGAGACCCGCGAGCTGCCGCGCGAGCGGTGGACGAAGTCCGGTCCCGCCGCCTGCGAGCTGCTCTATCGGACCGGACCCGGCCTCACGCCCAGGCCTCTCAGGAAGATCGCCTCAGGCGGAGAGCTGTCGCGTGTCCTGCTCGCCTGCAAAGTCGTTCTCGGCGACGCGAACAAAGCGGGCACGTTCGTCTTCGATGAGGTCGATGCGGGTGTCGGAGGGGCCGTCGCCCGCTCGCTCGCACAGGTTCTGGCGGATCTCGCCCGCACCCACCAAGTGATCGTTGTCACTCATGTCGCTCAGGTCGCCGTGCTCGCCGAGGTTCACTACGTCGTGGAGCGCCAAGGCACCGATGAGCCCGTGACCGTTCTCACGCAGGTGACAGGTGAGACGAGGGTGCGCGAGATCGCTCGGATGCTGTCTGGCGACGCCACCGACGCCTCGCTTTCCCATGCGCGTCAGATGCTTCATGATGCGCAGCGCTCGCAGGGGTCGCCAAGCGCGTGCTGA
- a CDS encoding NAD(+)/NADH kinase → MKILLVPNYFNDEATRSGLALELWLNRQGYEVSWVPDQRDAAFAPADVEGCDLVISLGGDGTLLRAARIVNYREIPILGLSYGHVGFLTAASPKDRDVLAVVEDALAGELHVSRRATLACDVVSVRDDGGIDTVHTFALNDLALARGPLSDMVEFAITVSGHHIDRLRGDGVVISTATGSTGYALSAGGPIVSPDYTGMVCVPIAPHTIQARAFLTSPSDIVEIAMSKERPTVPAIAIDGQFVTADGTVDHVSVRRGPGDILLLDYGPESFYNSVSRVFFGVNNAR, encoded by the coding sequence ATGAAGATACTGCTTGTTCCCAACTATTTCAATGACGAGGCCACGCGGAGCGGTCTGGCGCTCGAGCTGTGGCTCAATAGGCAGGGCTATGAGGTCAGCTGGGTTCCCGATCAGCGCGATGCGGCGTTCGCTCCCGCCGACGTCGAAGGTTGCGATCTCGTCATCTCTCTGGGCGGGGACGGGACGCTGCTGCGAGCGGCGCGCATCGTGAACTACCGCGAGATTCCCATTCTGGGACTCTCCTACGGACATGTCGGCTTTCTCACGGCCGCGAGCCCGAAGGATCGCGATGTGCTGGCCGTGGTCGAAGACGCTCTCGCCGGAGAGCTTCATGTGAGCCGCCGGGCGACGCTGGCATGCGATGTCGTGTCCGTGCGCGATGACGGGGGGATCGACACGGTCCACACGTTCGCACTGAACGACCTCGCCTTGGCGCGGGGCCCGCTGTCGGACATGGTCGAGTTCGCCATAACCGTCTCGGGACATCACATCGACCGGCTGCGCGGCGACGGGGTCGTCATCTCGACGGCGACGGGGAGCACGGGCTACGCGCTATCTGCAGGCGGGCCGATCGTGAGCCCGGATTACACGGGTATGGTCTGCGTTCCCATCGCGCCGCACACCATTCAGGCTCGCGCCTTTTTGACATCACCATCTGATATCGTGGAGATCGCCATGTCAAAGGAGCGGCCGACCGTTCCCGCCATCGCGATCGACGGTCAGTTCGTCACCGCCGATGGCACGGTCGATCATGTCTCGGTGCGTCGCGGTCCAGGTGACATTCTTTTGCTCGACTACGGCCCGGAGAGCTTCTATAACTCGGTCTCACGCGTGTTCTTCGGAGTGAACAATGCTCGATGA
- a CDS encoding TlyA family RNA methyltransferase, translating into MKRVRLDDEMVARGLCPDRDSALRMLMAGIVSSRGERLVSAGRMVRPGIELHVRRRAPYVGRGGIKLAGALDEFGVSPRGLTCADIGASTGGFTDCLLKRAARRVIAIDVGRAQFDWSLRGDPRVQLLERTNVIDVPELGYRSSCDLAVCDVSFTSVRNIIDAAVELLVDRGRFLALVKPQFEAVSRDVGRGGVVTRADVHRRVLHATATLFVEHGLLPIKVCASPIKGAKGNREFFLLGDRAMLTMGDPHAVERRLNELHQKIGEI; encoded by the coding sequence ATGAAGCGGGTGCGCCTCGATGACGAGATGGTCGCCCGGGGGCTCTGCCCCGACAGGGACAGCGCCCTGCGCATGCTCATGGCCGGCATCGTCTCAAGCAGAGGTGAGCGCTTGGTCTCAGCGGGGCGCATGGTTCGACCCGGCATCGAGCTTCATGTGAGGCGGCGAGCGCCCTATGTCGGCCGCGGCGGCATCAAGCTCGCCGGCGCCCTCGACGAGTTCGGCGTCTCTCCCAGGGGGTTGACATGCGCCGACATCGGAGCATCCACCGGCGGATTCACCGATTGTCTGCTCAAGCGCGCCGCGAGGCGCGTCATCGCCATCGACGTCGGACGCGCGCAGTTCGACTGGTCGCTCAGAGGCGATCCGCGCGTTCAGCTCCTCGAGCGAACCAATGTCATCGACGTGCCCGAGCTGGGATATCGCTCGAGCTGTGATCTCGCTGTGTGCGACGTCTCCTTTACAAGCGTTCGAAACATCATCGATGCCGCCGTGGAGCTGCTCGTTGACCGGGGTCGGTTTCTCGCCCTCGTGAAGCCCCAGTTCGAGGCCGTCTCTCGTGATGTGGGCCGAGGAGGCGTCGTGACCCGCGCCGATGTGCACCGTCGCGTCCTTCATGCCACCGCGACGCTCTTTGTCGAGCATGGGCTCTTGCCGATCAAGGTGTGCGCATCTCCGATCAAGGGCGCGAAGGGGAACCGGGAGTTCTTTTTGCTCGGGGATCGCGCTATGCTAACGATGGGCGATCCGCATGCTGTGGAGCGCCGACTGAACGAGCTCCATCAAAAGATCGGCGAGATATGA
- a CDS encoding exodeoxyribonuclease VII small subunit translates to MAQTPTHSFDDITARLDEIIGQVRSKDTSLERSLDLFDEAIALGSKAVEMVDTSKLSDREVADLTADAARSCEDTDRKRASVEPPEATAADAPRS, encoded by the coding sequence ATGGCGCAGACTCCGACGCATTCATTTGATGACATCACGGCTCGGCTCGACGAGATCATAGGCCAGGTGCGTTCGAAGGACACCTCGCTTGAGCGCAGCCTCGACTTATTCGACGAGGCGATCGCGCTGGGCTCCAAAGCGGTCGAGATGGTCGATACCTCCAAGCTGAGCGATCGCGAGGTCGCCGATCTCACCGCGGACGCCGCTCGGTCTTGCGAAGACACCGATCGGAAGCGCGCTTCCGTTGAGCCGCCCGAGGCGACGGCGGCCGATGCACCTCGAAGCTAG
- the nusB gene encoding transcription antitermination factor NusB, with product MSIKVNRGRTLARSQALQLLFQAEALMCSLDEVLEGDYLLSQGPLEPYALELVRGCYAHLDRIDSALCAVSQNWELSRMPGSDRNLLRLAIYEMRLADEPIEDAVVINEAVEIAKAYGTDESAGFVNGVLGEISRAEELPDADRLTRASSSETSEGAADAADQTDDGSSCGEDPEGAVGCDPDEGGDGQHGADSDAFI from the coding sequence GTGAGCATAAAGGTGAACCGCGGGCGCACGCTTGCTCGCAGCCAAGCGCTCCAGCTGCTGTTTCAGGCTGAGGCGCTGATGTGTTCGCTCGATGAGGTCCTCGAGGGCGATTACCTCCTATCGCAGGGGCCTCTCGAGCCGTACGCGCTGGAGCTGGTCCGCGGATGCTACGCGCATCTCGATCGCATCGATTCGGCGCTGTGCGCCGTCTCCCAGAACTGGGAGCTGTCCCGCATGCCCGGCTCTGATCGCAATCTCTTGCGACTCGCCATCTATGAGATGCGCTTGGCGGACGAGCCCATCGAGGATGCTGTCGTCATCAACGAAGCGGTTGAGATCGCGAAGGCATATGGGACCGACGAGTCCGCTGGGTTTGTCAATGGCGTTCTCGGAGAGATCTCGCGTGCCGAGGAGCTGCCCGACGCCGATAGGTTGACGCGCGCGTCGTCTTCCGAAACCTCTGAGGGGGCCGCAGACGCAGCCGATCAGACAGATGACGGGAGCTCCTGCGGCGAGGACCCCGAAGGCGCGGTCGGGTGCGATCCCGACGAGGGCGGTGACGGACAACATGGCGCAGACTCCGACGCATTCATTTGA
- a CDS encoding Asp23/Gls24 family envelope stress response protein, producing MSEEICIAGIGIAPEVLETIVTRAVEEVEGVASVGVRDLATNLVSMFTKAPASMPPVEAVVEGERLVLIVRIVVFFGYPFMDLAAAVREAAVRVIDAQVGVEVSRVDVFIDGLVFPKE from the coding sequence ATGTCTGAGGAGATCTGTATCGCGGGTATAGGTATCGCGCCAGAGGTGCTGGAGACGATCGTCACGCGTGCGGTCGAGGAGGTCGAGGGCGTCGCCTCGGTGGGGGTGAGAGACCTTGCCACGAACCTGGTATCGATGTTCACGAAGGCTCCTGCGTCGATGCCGCCTGTCGAGGCCGTCGTCGAGGGCGAGCGGCTTGTTTTGATCGTGCGCATCGTCGTGTTCTTCGGATACCCTTTCATGGATCTGGCTGCCGCTGTCCGCGAGGCAGCGGTGCGCGTCATCGACGCACAGGTCGGCGTCGAGGTCTCTCGGGTCGATGTCTTTATCGACGGCCTTGTCTTTCCCAAGGAGTAG